In Antechinus flavipes isolate AdamAnt ecotype Samford, QLD, Australia chromosome 3, AdamAnt_v2, whole genome shotgun sequence, a genomic segment contains:
- the LOC127556763 gene encoding zinc finger protein 260-like, whose translation MEGEAPSGLRTATFQRPMTFRDVAVDFSSEEWSRLTSAQRELYREVTLETYENLVSVGLSIPKPDVISQLEKEVPWIPEGEFPNGPSPDSFNQETSYENKMTILTEDICLEALAKERGPQDNPWYLNIRDSEGCEVNFESQKGPYKGESQELTATHRGTFCKANVLDCNSFVRHFSLGLNFFPQWRAAIGKSLHKYNTLGKNFRQFSDRIQRNAVTSGKKLDTHNSDRKTSSYHSDLIKCHRVCASENLYEYDNCGKAFDKRANVTELQTREKLFECDECGKGFRRKHYLKSHQRTHTGMKPFECNECGKAFNDSRNLIRHQKIHTGVKPFECNECGKAFNERQSLIRHERTHSGVKPFKCNECEKVFGWRENLVSHQGTHTGIKPFECNECGKGFRRKHYLKSHQRTHIGVKPFECSECGKAFNDSRNLIRHQKIHTGVKPYECNVCGKAFNERQTLIRHERTHTGVKPFECNECEKAFMRKDCLKSHQRTHTGVKPFECNECGKAFSQKGHFIIHQRTHTGVKPFKCSECGKAFNDRQSLIRHQRTHTGVKPFKCNDCGKAFNDRQNLIRHLRTHTGVKPFECNECGRAFNDRQNLIRHQRIHTGGKPFECNECGKAFSASQNLIRHQRIHTVGKPFECNECGKTFSQKGHLISHQTIHTGARAFECNECGKAFSQRGSLNRHQRTHTGI comes from the exons ATGGAGGGAGAAGCGCCTTCTGGGCTGCGGACGGCCACCTTTCAG CGTCCGATGACATTCAGAGACGTGGCCGTGGACTTCTCGTCGGAGGAGTGGAGCCGACTGACCTCTGCTCAGAGGGAGCTGTACAGAGAGGTGACGCTGGAGACCTACGAGAACCTGGTGTCTGTGG GGCTTTCCATTCCCAAACCAGACGTCATTTCCCAGTTGGAGAAAGAAGTGCCGTGGATACCTGAGGGAGAATTCCCAAATGGCCCTTCCCCAG attcCTTTAATCAGGAGACTAGCTATGAAAACAAGATGACAATTCTGACTGAGGACATTTGCCTGGAAGCATTGGCCAAGGAGAGAGGGCCACAGGACAATCCCTGGTATCTCAACATAAGAGACTCTGAGGGATGTGAGGTCAACTTTGAGAGCCAGAAGGGTCCCTACAAGGGAGAGTCCCAGGAGTTAACAGCCACTCACAGAGGAACATTTTGTAAGGCAAATGTCCTTGACTGTAATTCCTTTGTGAGACATTTTAGTCTGGGGCTCAATTTTTTTCCACAATGGAGAGCTGCTATTGGAAAAAGTCTTCATAAATATAATACTCTTGGAAAGAATTTCAGACAGTTTTCTGACAGAATTCAGCGTAATGCAGTTACCTCAGGGAAGAAACTTGATACGCATAATTCAGACAGGAAAACTTCCAGTTACCATTCAGACCTCATCAAATGTCATAGAGTGTGTGCTAGTGAAAACCTGTATGAATATGACAACTGTGGAAAAGCCTTTGATAAAAGAGCAAATGTTACTGAACTTCAGACTAGAGAGAAACTCTTTGAAtgtgatgaatgtgggaaaggCTTCAGAAGAAAGCACTACCTTAAAAGCcatcagagaactcacactggaATGAAACCCTttgagtgtaatgaatgtgggaaagcctttaatGACAGTCGGAACCTAATTagacatcagaaaattcatactggagtgaaaccctttgaatgtaatgaatgtgggaaagccttcaatGAGAGGCAATCCCTTATTAGACATGAGAGAACACATTCAGGAGTGAAACCCTTTAAATGTAACGAGTGTGAAAAAGTCTTCGGCTGGAGGGAAAATCTAGTTAGCCATCAAGGAACGCATACTGGGATCAAACCCTTTGAATGTAACGAATGTGGGAAAGGTTTCAGACGGAAGCATTACCTTAAAAGCCATCAGAGAACTCACATTGGAGTAAAGCCTTttgaatgtagtgaatgtggaaaagccttcaatGATAGTCGCAACCTTATTagacatcagaaaattcatactggagtgAAGCCATATGAATGCAATgtgtgtgggaaagccttcaatGAGAGGCAGACCCTGATTAGACATGAGAGAACTCATACTGGTgtgaaaccttttgaatgtaatgaatgtgaaaaGGCTTTTATGCGGAAGGATTGTCTTAAAAGCCATCAGAGAACTCATACTGGAGtgaaaccctttgaatgtaatgaatgtgggaaagccttcagtcaAAAGGGACACTTTATTATCcatcagagaactcacactggagTAAAACCCTTTAAATGTAGTGAATGTGGCAAAGCCTTCAATGACAGGCAGTCCCTTATCAGACATCAGAGAACCCATACTGGAGTGAAACCCTTCAAGTGCAATGACTGTGGGAAAGCCTTTAATGACAGGCAGAATCTCATTAGACATCTGAGGACTCACACTGGAgtgaaaccttttgaatgtaatgaatgtggaagaGCTTTCAATGACAGGCAGAACCTTAttagacatcagagaattcatactggggGGAAGCCCTTTGAATGTAacgaatgtgggaaagccttcagtgCTAGTCAGAACCTTATaagacatcagagaattcatactgtaGGGAAACCATTTGAATGCAATGAATGTGGCAAAACCTTCAGTCAGAAAGGACACCTTATCAGTCATCAGACAATTCATACTGGAGCAAGAGcctttgaatgtaatgaatgtgggaaggcctttagCCAGAGAGGAAGCCTCAATAGACATCAGAGAACTCATACTGGAATATAG